The sequence below is a genomic window from Lolium perenne isolate Kyuss_39 chromosome 4, Kyuss_2.0, whole genome shotgun sequence.
cccagtgctgctccgctgtctccataaatttccggagtccgttgagctccttttgctgcctcctgatggtctcgctgtcagcattctttttcagctccagctcgcccttttccctgatatgctcggagtttttctccgccagctgcttttcggcctgctccctcttaagttccgcctcctttagcttcgtctccaattcttggtacgaggagcgcaggttctcaagttcagtcgaagctgttgcaagggaggaggatgcgcctataataatatACGTTAACAAAGAAATTTGAAGTCGGAATTTGGTTAATAATGAAGAAGGCgggaaccaaccttgggcgtctgccagttgtttagccagttccgcattctcatccttcagggtccggatattttccgcctgactcagagtaacgcggcgctgcagggcaatgttcttgtgcagctcgtaatgcagcgcctgctgttcctgtaaaatttaaacagtgcaggagtaaaaattccgcctatggcagtggtttcttttaaagcatcattgccggaacttttccgccataatgcttgggggctactggtccattctaaaaaactttcccggaagtaatttTTTCTCTAAGCATTCAAGCGCTAACTACTtttcgagtttccgcctacatgcttgggggctactggggagtaccttttgcttgcagataagttgatcgcagaactggccaatgtttttcttg
It includes:
- the LOC127321307 gene encoding uncharacterized protein, with translation MLNNAWGKPDSRTSEIQDFKKNIGQFCDQLICKQKEQQALHYELHKNIALQRRVTLSQAENIRTLKDENAELAKQLADAQGASSSLATASTELENLRSSYQELETKLKEAELKREQAEKQLAEKNSEHIREKGELELKKNADSETIRRQQKELNGLRKFMETAEQHWDLLNENILEPLGYPEQRQNLFPRDDLLQLADGVLLEVTEQIRAGPTRYKLEHAARRC